In Mycolicibacterium alvei, a single window of DNA contains:
- a CDS encoding dihydrofolate reductase, whose protein sequence is MTGDLRRLALIWAQSSTGVIGRDNGIPWRLPEDQARFKQLTLGQTVVMGRRTWESLPAKVRPLPGRRNVVITRNPGYVAEGAEVLTGLDDVFRGWVIGGAQIYAQALPFADRCEVTEIDIDLPPAEGDAMAPVLDDSWTRVSGDWLTSGSGLRYRFCSYVRAL, encoded by the coding sequence ATGACCGGTGATCTTCGACGGCTGGCGCTGATCTGGGCGCAGTCGAGCACGGGCGTCATCGGCCGCGACAACGGGATTCCGTGGCGGCTGCCGGAGGATCAGGCCAGATTCAAGCAGCTCACCCTCGGACAGACCGTGGTGATGGGCCGGCGGACCTGGGAGTCCCTGCCGGCCAAGGTCCGTCCGTTGCCGGGTCGGCGCAACGTCGTCATCACCCGCAACCCCGGGTACGTCGCAGAAGGCGCCGAGGTACTGACCGGACTCGACGACGTCTTTCGGGGTTGGGTGATCGGCGGAGCGCAGATCTATGCCCAGGCCCTCCCGTTCGCCGACCGCTGTGAGGTCACCGAGATCGACATCGATCTGCCGCCCGCCGAGGGCGACGCGATGGCGCCGGTGCTCGACGATTCCTGGACCCGGGTCTCAGGGGACTGGCTGACCAGCGGCTCAGGGCTGCGCTACCGGTTCTGCAGCTACGTGCGGGCGCTGTAG
- a CDS encoding thymidylate synthase gives MPIPTPYEDLLRLVSEQGVPKSDRTGTGTRSVFGHQLRYDLAAGFPLITTKKVHTKSVIYELLWFLRGDSNVRWLQDRGVTIWDEWASETGDLGPVYGVQWRSWPTPSGEHIDQISNALDLLKRDPDSRRNIVSAWNVGEIPQMVLPPCHAFFQFYVADQKLSCQLYQRSADLFLGVPFNIASYALLTHMMAAQAGLGVGEFVWTGGDCHIYDNHVEQVALQLSREPRAYPELVLAQRDSIFDYEYEDIAILNYDPHPAIKAPVAV, from the coding sequence GTGCCGATCCCGACGCCCTACGAGGACCTACTGCGGTTGGTGAGTGAGCAGGGGGTGCCGAAATCCGATCGCACCGGAACCGGCACCCGCAGCGTGTTCGGACATCAGCTGCGGTATGACCTGGCGGCCGGTTTCCCGCTGATCACCACCAAGAAGGTGCACACCAAATCGGTGATCTACGAGTTGCTGTGGTTTCTGCGCGGCGACTCGAACGTGCGGTGGTTGCAAGACCGTGGCGTGACGATCTGGGATGAATGGGCCAGTGAGACAGGTGACCTCGGCCCGGTCTACGGGGTGCAGTGGCGGTCGTGGCCGACGCCCTCGGGTGAGCACATCGACCAGATCTCGAATGCGCTGGATCTGCTGAAGCGTGACCCCGATTCGCGACGCAACATCGTCTCGGCGTGGAATGTCGGCGAGATCCCCCAGATGGTGCTGCCGCCGTGCCATGCCTTCTTCCAGTTCTATGTCGCCGACCAGAAGCTGTCCTGCCAGCTGTATCAGCGCAGTGCGGACCTGTTCCTGGGGGTGCCGTTCAACATCGCCAGCTACGCCCTGCTGACCCACATGATGGCCGCGCAGGCGGGGCTCGGCGTCGGTGAGTTCGTCTGGACCGGCGGGGATTGCCATATCTACGACAACCATGTCGAGCAGGTGGCCCTGCAGCTCAGCAGGGAGCCCAGGGCTTACCCAGAACTTGTTCTGGCTCAACGTGATTCGATTTTCGACTACGAGTATGAGGACATCGCGATTCTGAACTACGACCCACATCCGGCGATCAAGGCGCCCGTCGCTGTATGA
- a CDS encoding dienelactone hydrolase family protein, with the protein MPTTKDAITTPAGTCPVTFVTPDGAGPWPGIVMYPDAGGPRAAFDQMAAQLADYGYAVLVPDMYYRDAGWAPFNMATVFGDQAERQRLFSMIKKVTPEFMAADAGAFFDYLQSRPEVSGDRFGTTGYCMGGRTSLVVAGRVPDRVAAAMSFHGGGLAADDPGSPHLLADQMQAAVYVGGAQGDASFTAEQAKTLDDALTAAGVEHTIETYAAAHGFAVPDNAPYDEAAAKRHWDAMERFFGAKLR; encoded by the coding sequence ATGCCGACCACAAAGGACGCCATCACCACGCCCGCCGGGACCTGCCCGGTCACGTTTGTCACCCCGGACGGCGCAGGTCCGTGGCCGGGAATCGTCATGTATCCCGACGCGGGCGGGCCGCGTGCCGCATTCGACCAGATGGCCGCCCAACTGGCCGACTACGGCTATGCCGTGCTGGTACCCGACATGTACTACCGCGACGCGGGTTGGGCACCGTTCAACATGGCCACAGTATTCGGTGACCAGGCCGAACGTCAGCGCCTGTTCTCGATGATCAAGAAGGTGACCCCCGAGTTCATGGCGGCCGACGCGGGAGCGTTCTTCGACTACCTGCAGTCCCGGCCCGAGGTCAGCGGGGACAGGTTCGGTACCACCGGTTATTGCATGGGCGGGCGGACATCACTGGTGGTCGCCGGTCGGGTACCCGACCGGGTGGCGGCCGCGATGTCATTCCACGGCGGCGGGCTGGCCGCCGACGATCCGGGCAGCCCGCACCTGCTCGCCGACCAGATGCAGGCTGCGGTGTACGTCGGCGGAGCGCAGGGCGACGCGTCGTTCACCGCTGAGCAGGCCAAGACCCTCGATGATGCCCTCACCGCCGCCGGTGTCGAGCACACCATCGAAACCTACGCGGCCGCACACGGTTTCGCCGTCCCGGACAACGCGCCGTATGACGAGGCGGCCGCGAAACGGCATTGGGACGCGATGGAGAGGTTCTTCGGGGCAAAGCTGCGCTGA
- a CDS encoding HpcH/HpaI aldolase/citrate lyase family protein, which translates to MYDQPFSDESYPTEPGFRIDPVLARSWLLVNGAQYERFAPAARSRADIVVLDIEDAVAPKDKVAAREKVTRWLADGNSDWVRINGFGTPWWADDLEVLAGTSVGGVMLAMVESVDHVTETARRLPNVPIVALVETARGLERITEIAAAKGAFRLAFGIGDFRRDTGFGDNPATLAYARSRFTIAAKAAGLPGAIDGPTVGSSALRLSEATAVSAEFGMTGKICLTPDQCPTVNEGLAPSQDEISWAREFFAEYQRDGGEIRNGSDLPRIARANKILDLARAYGIHEPEYSDDPDHVPAPSDTYHY; encoded by the coding sequence ATGTACGACCAGCCTTTTTCCGACGAGTCCTACCCCACCGAGCCGGGGTTCCGCATCGACCCGGTCCTGGCCCGGAGCTGGCTGCTGGTCAACGGCGCGCAGTATGAGCGCTTCGCCCCGGCCGCCCGCTCCCGCGCCGACATCGTCGTCCTCGACATCGAGGACGCGGTGGCCCCCAAGGACAAGGTGGCCGCACGCGAGAAGGTGACCCGCTGGCTGGCCGACGGCAACAGCGACTGGGTCCGGATCAACGGCTTCGGCACCCCATGGTGGGCCGATGACCTGGAGGTGCTGGCCGGCACGTCGGTGGGCGGGGTCATGCTGGCCATGGTCGAGTCGGTGGACCACGTCACCGAGACGGCCCGGCGACTGCCGAATGTGCCGATCGTCGCCTTGGTGGAAACCGCCCGCGGCCTCGAGCGGATCACCGAGATCGCCGCGGCCAAGGGTGCCTTCCGTCTCGCGTTCGGCATCGGCGACTTTCGGCGCGACACCGGGTTCGGCGACAACCCGGCAACGCTGGCGTACGCACGCTCACGCTTCACCATCGCTGCCAAGGCCGCCGGACTGCCCGGCGCCATCGACGGACCGACCGTGGGCTCGAGTGCCCTGCGCCTTTCGGAGGCCACGGCGGTCTCGGCCGAGTTCGGTATGACCGGCAAGATCTGCCTGACGCCCGACCAGTGCCCGACGGTCAACGAGGGCCTAGCCCCCTCCCAGGACGAGATCAGCTGGGCCAGAGAGTTTTTCGCTGAATACCAGCGTGACGGCGGAGAGATCCGCAACGGGTCGGACCTACCCCGTATCGCCCGGGCCAATAAGATCCTCGATCTGGCCAGGGCGTACGGCATCCACGAACCCGAGTACAGCGACGACCCGGACCACGTGCCAGCCCCGTCCGACACGTACCACTACTGA
- a CDS encoding flavodoxin family protein, producing MTKTLLVVHHTPSPATRELLEAVLAGAHDPDISGVEVQAKPALAATVSDMLVADGYLFGTTANFGYMSGALKHFFDTVYYPSLDHVAGRPYGLWVHGNNDTVGAATAVDRIVTGLALTKAADVLEIRGAIDAHVRDRAYELGGTLAATLME from the coding sequence ATGACCAAGACGCTGCTGGTGGTGCATCACACGCCGTCACCGGCGACGCGAGAGCTCCTGGAAGCAGTGCTGGCCGGGGCGCACGACCCGGACATCTCCGGGGTCGAGGTGCAGGCCAAGCCGGCGTTGGCTGCGACCGTCAGCGACATGTTGGTCGCCGACGGCTACTTGTTCGGCACCACAGCCAATTTCGGTTACATGAGCGGTGCACTGAAGCACTTCTTCGATACTGTCTACTACCCGAGCCTGGACCACGTAGCGGGGCGTCCCTACGGATTGTGGGTGCACGGCAACAACGACACGGTCGGCGCGGCAACGGCCGTCGACCGGATCGTGACCGGGCTGGCATTGACCAAAGCCGCTGACGTGCTTGAGATTAGGGGAGCGATCGACGCCCATGTCCGGGACCGGGCCTACGAGCTCGGCGGCACCCTGGCCGCGACCCTGATGGAGTGA
- the dapB gene encoding 4-hydroxy-tetrahydrodipicolinate reductase, which yields MRVGVLGAKGKVGATMVHAVESAEDLTFSTGVDMGDPLTLLTDTKTDVVIDFTHPDVVMDNLKFLIDNGIHAVVGTTGFTWERIEQVEAWLKEKPESAVLIAPNFAIGAVLSMHFAQQAARYFESVEIIELHHPHKADAPSGTAARTAKLIAEARKGMPPNPDATSTGLEGARGADVDGVPVHSVRVAGLVAHQEVLFGTQGETLTIRHDSLDRSSFVPGVLLAVRKIAERPGLTIGIEPLLDLS from the coding sequence ATGCGAGTTGGTGTTCTCGGGGCTAAGGGCAAAGTCGGCGCGACCATGGTGCACGCGGTCGAATCCGCGGAGGATCTGACATTTTCGACCGGGGTCGACATGGGTGATCCGCTGACCCTGCTCACCGACACCAAAACGGACGTGGTCATCGACTTCACCCATCCCGATGTGGTGATGGACAACCTGAAGTTCCTCATCGACAACGGCATTCACGCGGTCGTCGGAACCACCGGCTTCACCTGGGAGCGCATCGAACAGGTCGAGGCGTGGCTCAAGGAGAAGCCCGAGTCCGCGGTGCTCATCGCGCCGAACTTCGCCATCGGCGCCGTGCTGTCGATGCACTTCGCCCAGCAGGCGGCGCGCTATTTCGAATCGGTCGAGATCATCGAGCTGCACCACCCGCACAAGGCCGACGCTCCGTCCGGTACCGCCGCACGTACCGCGAAGCTCATCGCCGAGGCGCGCAAAGGCATGCCGCCCAACCCGGACGCCACCAGCACCGGCCTGGAGGGAGCCCGCGGCGCAGATGTGGACGGTGTGCCGGTGCACTCGGTGCGGGTGGCCGGGCTGGTCGCGCACCAGGAGGTGCTGTTCGGCACGCAGGGGGAGACGCTGACGATCCGGCACGACAGCCTGGACCGGTCCTCGTTCGTGCCGGGCGTACTGCTGGCCGTACGGAAGATCGCCGAGCGGCCGGGTCTGACCATCGGCATTGAACCGCTGCTCGACCTGTCGTGA
- a CDS encoding TNT domain-containing protein (This protein contains a domain related to Tuberculosis Necrotizing Toxin, which is the C-terminal effector domain of outer membrane channel protein CpnT, and which has a lethal NAD+-glycohydrolase activity.) — MADVDHWDPGQIDEVSDALVDRARHSGTAADELRGAQAIAEWDGEAGEAAKQALEKSAVEHDSSAQNDVLAAMAAKKSSGDVRAVKSQQKSILEDAAATPAVAINLETNTITPPDTTGWEGEDVQQLADKMRDLEDRIVALLAAAQESDENLSRVMTAAGGGDPQSPAEQGARGADPAGMLSELQHATDQAIVDQMAKIHGIQKQLDDALKNMYVGRPGSSEFDTANNTARKLRGELATALNDLGNIPDYSLVDPKSITVFPDGHFQINTTENGVPYQVYGQLKNGTGEFFDQAKRTAYTFKGGTLDSTNTLASGKVTPDDELLFNAVTTAVGAPEAVLAAKGLGQAGIHGFKALLGREAFESFAGVTGENVIPKALVAAEARADDAAANLAGHHPPPTLDRPSPPPVDNLTPAAAVREQPLPGPAGEHPTPAGSVGEHPAPVAGGVDHHPSPIGASPDAPAPLSRDSPLFDDYHPADPGPGFTNADGGLIYPDDSLPSKPYAIPGTVIDNAEIPQGTVVDRFGYPGGSWMSPDGVPFAERALPPGSAEKPYYQYVVDDPTALPPGWHIEQSQAAPWFHQPGGGTQYRIVAPEGDEASVETLVDWGFLKEMR; from the coding sequence ATGGCCGATGTGGATCACTGGGACCCCGGTCAGATCGACGAAGTCAGTGATGCGCTTGTCGACCGGGCTCGCCACAGCGGAACGGCAGCCGACGAGCTGCGCGGGGCGCAAGCGATCGCCGAATGGGACGGGGAGGCCGGCGAAGCCGCCAAACAAGCGTTGGAGAAATCGGCCGTCGAGCACGACTCTTCGGCTCAAAACGATGTCCTGGCCGCCATGGCAGCAAAGAAATCGTCCGGGGATGTACGTGCCGTCAAGAGTCAGCAGAAAAGCATCCTAGAGGATGCCGCGGCCACCCCGGCAGTGGCGATCAACCTAGAGACCAACACCATTACCCCGCCCGACACCACCGGTTGGGAAGGCGAAGACGTCCAGCAACTGGCCGACAAAATGCGCGACCTGGAGGACCGCATCGTGGCCCTGCTGGCCGCCGCGCAAGAATCCGACGAGAACTTGAGCCGGGTGATGACTGCGGCAGGTGGTGGCGATCCGCAAAGCCCGGCTGAGCAGGGCGCCCGGGGCGCCGACCCCGCTGGCATGCTTTCTGAGCTGCAACACGCCACCGACCAGGCGATCGTCGATCAGATGGCCAAAATTCACGGGATACAGAAACAACTCGACGATGCCCTGAAGAACATGTACGTGGGCAGGCCTGGTAGCTCTGAGTTCGATACCGCCAACAACACCGCCCGCAAGTTAAGAGGTGAGCTGGCCACCGCGCTCAATGATCTCGGCAACATCCCGGACTATTCGCTGGTCGATCCGAAGTCGATCACCGTGTTCCCGGACGGCCATTTCCAGATCAACACCACAGAGAACGGCGTCCCCTACCAGGTGTACGGCCAACTCAAGAACGGCACCGGGGAATTCTTCGACCAAGCCAAGAGAACCGCCTACACCTTCAAAGGTGGCACGCTGGACAGCACCAACACACTTGCCTCAGGCAAAGTCACCCCCGACGACGAGCTACTGTTCAACGCGGTCACCACCGCAGTCGGCGCGCCCGAAGCCGTCTTGGCCGCCAAAGGACTCGGCCAAGCTGGAATCCATGGATTCAAAGCGCTTCTCGGACGCGAGGCATTTGAAAGCTTTGCGGGAGTCACCGGTGAGAATGTCATCCCCAAGGCACTCGTCGCGGCCGAGGCTCGCGCGGACGACGCCGCAGCAAACCTCGCCGGTCACCACCCGCCACCCACGCTTGACCGTCCCTCACCACCGCCGGTCGATAATCTAACGCCCGCGGCCGCTGTCCGCGAACAACCTCTACCAGGACCTGCGGGCGAGCACCCGACACCAGCGGGAAGCGTGGGCGAACATCCCGCGCCAGTCGCCGGCGGAGTAGACCATCATCCGTCTCCTATAGGAGCTTCCCCGGACGCGCCAGCGCCACTATCGCGGGATTCGCCACTCTTTGACGACTACCATCCCGCGGATCCGGGACCAGGCTTTACCAACGCTGACGGCGGACTGATCTACCCCGACGACAGCCTGCCCAGCAAGCCCTACGCAATACCTGGAACGGTCATCGACAACGCTGAGATACCGCAGGGAACTGTGGTGGACCGATTTGGTTACCCAGGAGGTTCGTGGATGTCACCGGACGGTGTTCCCTTCGCTGAACGCGCACTGCCACCAGGTAGTGCCGAAAAACCCTACTATCAATACGTCGTCGACGACCCCACGGCACTCCCGCCGGGATGGCACATTGAGCAATCGCAGGCAGCACCCTGGTTTCACCAACCCGGGGGCGGCACGCAATACCGTATTGTCGCGCCAGAAGGCGACGAAGCTTCGGTTGAGACCCTGGTTGATTGGGGTTTTCTGAAGGAGATGAGATAA
- a CDS encoding WXG100 family type VII secretion target, whose amino-acid sequence MRVGGLLGANELRVDPTAVSAAADRIDAAADGLRAAHAAVHERIAAAQAGWVGTSAAALSGATAKWQEQSAASYTEMIEHATDYRTAAASYTSTDEGEAADVEAKAAVMGL is encoded by the coding sequence ATGCGAGTTGGGGGTCTGTTGGGGGCGAACGAGTTGCGGGTCGATCCGACCGCTGTGTCGGCGGCGGCCGATCGTATCGATGCGGCTGCTGATGGCCTGCGGGCCGCACATGCTGCAGTTCATGAGCGTATCGCTGCCGCCCAGGCCGGCTGGGTTGGCACCAGCGCCGCTGCGCTGTCCGGCGCGACCGCGAAGTGGCAGGAACAGTCCGCGGCCAGCTACACCGAAATGATCGAACACGCCACGGACTACCGGACCGCGGCGGCCAGCTATACCAGCACCGACGAGGGCGAGGCCGCCGACGTCGAAGCCAAGGCTGCGGTGATGGGCCTGTAG
- a CDS encoding META domain-containing protein produces the protein MRVIPLVPFAVAVLAFVGCSDNAAADDADLNGRTFVSVQVDGDQIPGGGPLTVGFDNNQISTFAGCNRGSGTADLSDGRITTQLAMTMMACPPPAGDADAWVSTFFDAKPAWSLEGDDLTLRTDAAAVTLRDKKVVKPDRPLTGTTWQVTTLVSAQAATTSVALEQSKPTLTIADDGAVSGSTGCNRITGHATVSGSDIEFGPLATTRMACPPEVAEVEQAVLRVLKGTVQTAIDADELKLSGADGNGLVLRAQ, from the coding sequence ATGCGTGTGATCCCACTCGTGCCGTTCGCCGTTGCCGTTCTCGCGTTCGTGGGGTGTTCCGACAACGCGGCCGCCGACGATGCCGACCTCAACGGTCGCACATTCGTATCGGTACAGGTCGATGGTGACCAGATCCCCGGCGGCGGGCCACTGACGGTCGGGTTCGACAACAATCAGATCAGCACCTTCGCCGGCTGCAACCGAGGCTCGGGCACCGCGGACCTGTCCGACGGCCGGATCACCACCCAGCTCGCGATGACGATGATGGCCTGCCCGCCGCCGGCCGGCGATGCCGACGCCTGGGTATCGACATTCTTCGATGCCAAGCCGGCCTGGTCCCTGGAAGGCGACGACCTGACACTGCGGACGGACGCCGCGGCCGTCACGTTGCGCGACAAGAAGGTGGTCAAACCCGATCGTCCGCTCACCGGCACCACCTGGCAGGTCACCACCCTGGTGTCCGCGCAGGCGGCCACCACGTCGGTCGCGCTCGAACAGTCCAAGCCCACCCTGACCATCGCCGACGACGGTGCGGTCAGCGGTTCGACCGGCTGCAACCGGATCACCGGCCACGCAACCGTTTCCGGTTCAGACATCGAGTTCGGTCCACTGGCCACCACCAGGATGGCCTGCCCACCGGAGGTTGCCGAGGTCGAACAGGCGGTGCTGCGCGTACTCAAGGGCACGGTGCAGACTGCCATCGACGCCGACGAACTCAAGCTCTCCGGCGCCGACGGCAACGGACTGGTGCTGCGCGCGCAGTGA
- a CDS encoding HTH-type transcriptional regulator AldR, whose protein sequence is MLEGSSRLPERVTGSPKDVRPELDDVDRRILLALHTDARMSNSALADAVGIAASTCHGRVRRLQESGVIRGFYTDIDPAAVGLSLQAMISVSLQSNARGKIRNFIAHIRTRPQVMDVYFLAGGDDFILHVAARDTEDLRAFVVENLNADADVAGTQTSLIFEHLRGASPL, encoded by the coding sequence ATGTTAGAAGGATCATCACGCCTTCCGGAGCGTGTGACCGGTTCACCGAAGGATGTTCGGCCGGAGCTCGACGACGTGGACCGCCGTATCCTGCTGGCCTTGCATACCGATGCGCGCATGTCCAACAGTGCGCTGGCCGACGCGGTCGGTATCGCCGCGTCGACCTGCCACGGTCGGGTGCGCAGGCTGCAGGAGAGCGGGGTGATCCGGGGCTTCTACACCGACATCGATCCGGCGGCCGTGGGGCTCAGCCTGCAGGCGATGATCTCGGTGAGCCTGCAATCGAACGCGCGCGGCAAGATCCGTAACTTCATCGCCCACATCCGCACCCGGCCACAAGTGATGGACGTCTACTTCCTGGCCGGGGGAGACGACTTCATCCTGCATGTGGCCGCACGCGACACCGAGGACCTGCGGGCCTTCGTGGTGGAGAACCTCAACGCCGACGCCGATGTCGCCGGCACCCAGACCTCACTGATCTTCGAGCACCTGCGCGGAGCTTCTCCGCTCTGA
- the ald gene encoding alanine dehydrogenase — MLVGIPAEIKNNEYRVAITPAGVAELTRRGHDVIIQAGAGEGSTISDNDFKAAGAEIVATADQVWADAELLLKVKEPIAAEYSRMRKGQTLFTYLHLAASKECTDALLASGTTSIAYETVQTTGPDGSVALPLLAPMSEVAGRLSAQVGAYHLMRSHGGRGVLMGGVPGVAPAEVVVIGGGVAGYHAARIAKGMGAHVTVFDLNIHTLRKIDNETNAGIETRYASSMELEDAVKKADLVIGAVLIPGAKAPKLVTNATVAHMKPGAVLVDIAIDQGGCFEDSRPTTHDDPTFAVHDTVFYCVANMPGAVPRTSTFALTNATMPYVLTLADKGWKAACAADQALAKGLSTHEGALLSEQVAADLGMPFTDPAALLS, encoded by the coding sequence ATGCTCGTCGGTATCCCGGCCGAGATCAAGAACAACGAGTATCGCGTGGCGATCACCCCGGCGGGCGTGGCCGAGCTGACCCGGCGCGGTCATGACGTCATCATCCAGGCGGGTGCGGGCGAAGGTTCGACCATCTCCGACAATGACTTCAAAGCCGCCGGCGCCGAGATCGTCGCCACGGCCGACCAGGTCTGGGCAGACGCCGAACTGCTCCTCAAGGTCAAGGAGCCCATCGCCGCCGAATACTCGCGCATGCGCAAGGGCCAGACGCTGTTTACCTATCTGCACCTGGCCGCATCCAAGGAATGCACCGACGCGCTGCTGGCCTCGGGCACCACCTCGATCGCCTATGAGACGGTGCAGACCACCGGGCCAGACGGGTCGGTGGCCCTCCCCCTTCTCGCCCCCATGAGCGAGGTGGCGGGCCGACTGTCCGCACAGGTGGGCGCCTACCACCTGATGCGGAGCCACGGCGGGCGAGGCGTCCTGATGGGTGGTGTGCCCGGTGTCGCCCCGGCCGAGGTCGTCGTCATCGGCGGCGGCGTCGCCGGTTACCACGCCGCCCGCATCGCCAAGGGCATGGGCGCTCACGTCACCGTGTTCGACCTGAACATCCACACGCTGCGCAAGATCGACAACGAGACCAACGCCGGCATCGAAACCCGTTACGCGTCCTCGATGGAGCTCGAGGACGCCGTCAAGAAGGCCGACCTGGTGATCGGCGCGGTCCTGATCCCGGGCGCCAAGGCCCCCAAGTTGGTCACCAACGCGACCGTGGCGCACATGAAACCCGGTGCGGTCCTGGTGGACATCGCCATCGACCAGGGTGGCTGCTTCGAGGATTCACGGCCCACCACCCACGACGATCCGACGTTCGCCGTGCACGACACCGTCTTCTACTGCGTGGCCAATATGCCTGGCGCCGTGCCGCGCACGTCGACGTTCGCGCTCACCAACGCCACCATGCCGTATGTCCTCACGCTGGCCGACAAAGGCTGGAAAGCCGCCTGCGCGGCCGACCAGGCACTGGCCAAGGGACTGTCGACGCACGAGGGTGCACTGCTGTCCGAGCAGGTCGCCGCCGACCTCGGCATGCCGTTCACCGATCCGGCAGCCTTGCTGTCGTAG
- a CDS encoding DUF4334 domain-containing protein, which translates to MLKQLFPTVPTTTSEALNIFDAADAVEPEFMLGTWHGAELPTGHPMDGLLAASGWWGKQFLDAETVHPLLFPTSDGTALWALNPALAFGGQAVSAKLPLTRNLSMAPVIARMRPLLQTRSAKARLRTTRYRGVDTATMIYDQLPINDVFRRLSDDAVIGAMDLRNSPAPYLFVLQRDNSLRVT; encoded by the coding sequence ATGTTGAAGCAACTGTTCCCCACCGTTCCGACCACCACGTCTGAGGCGCTCAACATCTTCGACGCTGCCGACGCCGTGGAACCGGAGTTCATGCTCGGCACCTGGCACGGCGCTGAATTACCCACCGGACATCCGATGGATGGCCTGCTGGCCGCCAGCGGCTGGTGGGGCAAGCAATTCCTCGATGCCGAGACTGTGCACCCACTGCTGTTCCCCACCAGTGACGGCACAGCGCTGTGGGCGCTCAACCCGGCCCTGGCATTCGGAGGTCAGGCGGTGTCGGCAAAGCTGCCGCTGACACGCAACCTCTCGATGGCGCCGGTGATCGCCAGAATGCGTCCGCTGTTGCAGACCCGTAGCGCCAAGGCCCGGTTGCGCACCACCCGCTACCGCGGCGTCGACACCGCGACCATGATCTATGACCAACTCCCGATCAACGACGTGTTCCGACGCCTGTCCGACGACGCAGTGATCGGGGCGATGGATCTGCGTAACTCGCCCGCGCCGTACCTCTTCGTCCTGCAGCGCGACAACTCGCTGCGCGTGACCTGA
- the bla gene encoding class A beta-lactamase: MTGLSRRNVLIGSLVAAAAVGTGVGSAAPAFATPVDDRLAELERRDNALIGLYATNLDSGRTLTHRPDEMFAMCSTFKGYAAARVLQLAGRGQLSLDNRVFVDPEAIVPNSPVTETHAGAEMTLAELCRAALQRSDNTAGNLLLKTIGGPAGITEFARSVGDERTRLDRWEVELNSAIPGDPRDTTTPAALAIGYRAILAGDALSPPQRRQLEDWMRANKTSSMRAGLPDGWTTADKTGSGDYGSTNDVGIAYGPHGQRLLLAVMTRSQADDPNAEGLRPLIGELTALVLPSLL; encoded by the coding sequence ATGACGGGACTCTCGCGGCGCAATGTTCTGATCGGTTCGCTCGTGGCGGCGGCGGCCGTCGGTACCGGTGTGGGTAGCGCCGCACCGGCCTTCGCGACTCCGGTCGACGATCGGCTTGCAGAACTGGAACGTCGCGACAACGCCCTGATCGGTTTGTACGCGACCAATCTCGATTCCGGACGCACGCTCACGCACCGGCCCGACGAGATGTTCGCGATGTGCTCGACGTTCAAGGGCTATGCCGCGGCGCGGGTGCTGCAGTTGGCCGGGCGCGGGCAGTTGTCGCTGGACAACCGGGTGTTCGTCGACCCGGAGGCGATCGTGCCGAACTCGCCGGTCACCGAGACCCATGCCGGTGCCGAGATGACCCTGGCGGAACTGTGTCGGGCGGCGCTGCAGCGCAGTGACAACACTGCGGGCAACTTGCTGCTGAAAACCATTGGCGGGCCGGCGGGTATCACCGAATTCGCCCGCAGCGTCGGCGATGAGCGCACCCGGCTGGACCGTTGGGAGGTCGAGCTGAACTCTGCGATACCGGGTGACCCGCGAGACACCACCACCCCGGCCGCGCTGGCGATCGGATACCGGGCGATCCTGGCTGGTGACGCGTTGAGTCCGCCGCAGCGGCGCCAGTTGGAGGACTGGATGCGGGCCAACAAGACATCGAGCATGCGCGCCGGACTCCCGGACGGCTGGACCACCGCCGACAAGACCGGCAGCGGGGATTACGGCAGCACCAACGACGTCGGGATCGCCTACGGGCCCCACGGGCAGCGACTGCTGCTGGCGGTGATGACCCGGTCGCAGGCCGACGACCCGAACGCCGAGGGTCTGCGTCCGCTCATCGGTGAGCTGACGGCGCTGGTGCTGCCCTCGTTACTCTGA